Below is a genomic region from Triticum dicoccoides isolate Atlit2015 ecotype Zavitan chromosome 5A, WEW_v2.0, whole genome shotgun sequence.
gcaaattaccgtgctattaagagactctcaaaataatttaagtgaagcatgagagatcaatagtttctttaaaacaaatccaccaccgtgctctaaaagatctaagtgaagcacatagagcaaaactacatagctcaaaagatataagtgaagcacatagtgtaTTTTATCAaactttaattcatgtatggctctctcaaaaggtgtgtacagcaaggatgattgtggcatactaaatgacaaagacacaaataatacaagacgctccaagcaaaacacatatcatgttggtgaataaaaatatagctccaagtaaattaccgatggaagtggacaaaagaggggatgccttccggggcatccccaagctttgactttttggtgtccttggattatcttgggggttcgatgggcatacccaagcttaggctcttgccactccttgttccataatccatcaaaagaattcgcccaaaacttgaaaacttcacgacacagaacttaaagtagaaaactcgtgagctccgttagcgaaagaaaacaaaagaccacttcaaggtactataattaactcattctttatttatattggtgttaaacctactgtattcgaacttctctatggattataaactattttactagccatagattcatcaaaataagcaaacaacacacgaaaaacagaatctgtcaaaaacagaacagtctgtagtaatctgtagctagcgcaagatctggaaccccaaaaattctaaaataaattgctggacgtgaggaatttatctattaatcatcttaaaaaataattaactaaatagcactcttcaaataaaaatgacagcagttatcgtgagcgctaaagtttctgttttttacagcaagttcaacaagactttccccaagtcttcccaacggttctacttggcacaaacactaattaaacacaaaaaaacaaccaaaacagaggctaaataatttatttattactaagcaggagcaaaaagaaaggaataaaaataaaactgggttgcctcccaacaagcgctattgtttaacgcccctagctaggcataaaagcgaggatagatttaggtattgccatctttggtaggcagttcttcgatgaggcatctatttcccttaggaatttctttctttctagtgattattaaacttttaggcacaagatcgaaaaattcatttgtagcaattagttccttaatgatatcaaaaagattgggatgaatacttatagatttaagatctgcagtttccttagatgattcacccttatttttaggaacatacataagcttggaaattttagtaggaggacttggagtattatttatggaagaaaaagctgttcccaagtttgtaatgataccctcaagtttatcaattttagtagaatctaagttcatcttctcattaactatgggttccttgtccttaatatttttcaaagtcattcctaccttagatccatattgagtaatttgattgtggatctttttatctagattttcaattaattcaatagtagcaactttattttcaataatttcaagtctttgcataacatgctccaaagttaacatggttccattaaccaaaagaggtggtgagccaaataaatctaacatagcataaagtatggctacccaagaagttccctccggtaatggtatcgaggatatatctataccaaggattaacacctacataaaaattgcggagaagaactaaggtagattgcttcctggtagatctattttgagcattgcaaattctataccaagcatcttttagatccccccccctttgtttaaaatttagaacttcactctcgggagacaacagagaagatatgagactaaccatgacgacaagcaaacaaactagcacacgagcaaacaagagcaaacgggcaaaagaggcaaatagagagggaggatagagagagagagagagggcgaataaaacggcaagggtgaagtgggggagatgaaaacgagaggcaaatggcaaataatgtaatgcgagagataaggattgtgatgggtacttggtatgttgactttttgcgtagactccccggcaacggcgccataaatccttcttgctacctcttgagcttgcattggatttccccaaagaggaagggatgatgcagcagagtagcataagtatttccctcagtttttgagaaccaaggtatcaatccagtaggaggccacgctcaagtccctcgtacctgcacaaaacgatagctactcgcaaccaacgcgattaggggttgtcaatcccttcacagtcacttacgagagtgagatctgatagatataatatttttggtataaagatgcaaagtaaaaagtaaaggcaaagtaaaaaagcaaagcaagattaaagtgatggagattgatatgatgagaatagacccgggggccataggtttcactagtggcttctctcaagagcataagtattctacggtgggtgaacaaattactgttgagcaattgacagaaccgagcatagttatgagaatatctaggcatgatcatgtatataggcatcacgtctatgacaagtagaccgaaacgattctgcatctactagtattactccactcatcgaccgctatccagcatgcatctagagtattaagttaaaaacagagtaacgccttaagcaagatgacatgatgtagagagataaattcatgcaatatgaaataaaccccatcttgttatcctcgatggcaacgatgcaatacgtgccttgctgcaccttctgtcagtgggaaaggacaccgtaagatcgaacccaaagctaagcactttcccatggcaagaactaccaatctagttggccaaacaaaacggataattcgaagagacttgcaaagataaccaatcatacataaaagaattcagagaagattcaaatattattcatagatagacttgatcataaacccacaattcatcagtctcaacaaacacatcgcaaaaagaagattacatcgaatagatctccacaagagagggggagaactttgtattgagatccaaaaagagagaagaagccatctagctactaactatggacccaaaggtctgaggtaaactactcacgcttcatcggagaggctatgatgatgtagaagccctccatgatgacggccctctccggcggagctccggaacaggccccaatatgggatctcgtggatacagaaagttgcggcggtggaattaggtttttggctccgtatctattcGTTTGggtgtacataggtatatataggaggaaggagtacgttggtggagctccgaggggcccacgaggcaggggcgtgccctaggggcgcgcccccaccctcgtgaccgcctctctgatgccttggcgtagggtccaagtctcctggatcacgttcggtgagaaaatcacgtttccgaaggtttcattccgtttggactccgtttgatattccatttctttgaaacactgaaataggcaaaaaacaacaattctgggctgggcctccggttaataggttagtcccaaaaataatataaaagtggaaaataaagcccaatatagtccaaaacagtagataatatagcatggagcaatcaaaaattatagatacgttggagacgtatcaccccctaatccaggactccctcaccgaccatGCCGACGCTACCACCGATGCCGGCTGTGCCGACGGTGCCGGCCTTGACTGTGCCACCTATGCTGACTGTGCCCACCGTGCCGCAGGTGACACTGCCTCCCATGCCGGCTATTCCTGCGGTGCCCAAGGTGACGATGCCCCCAATGTCAGCCATCGTCGTGCCTAAGGTGACCATGGCACCGATGCTCGCCGTCGTTGTGCCTAAGGTGATGATGCCGCCGATGTCCGCCATTCCTTCCATGCCCAAGATGACACTGCTGTCGATGCCTTCTATCCCGACCGTCAACGTGCCTATGCCATTCCTGGTGCCACCTCCATCAACTTAGGAGTGCCACGTGCATGGTGACGCATGCACCATGTCGACGGTCACACGCTCCCATGTTCCAGTGGCTACATCACTTTGTTACTCATGTGAAGTATTTGTTTTCGTATTGTTTGCTTTACATTTCAATTCAGTCGTTAGTTATTGTGTGTTGATATTAAAGGGGTGTTCTTGTCCTAGTATATACGTAACATTTTAATTTATTTACATGTTATTTATACCTTTAtgcctatacctactaataaaggaaTATTGCTAATGGTGGCTGTGGATGGAGGCGCAAGGCCAGGGGATGTGGAGGTCGCACACATGCCAATCTGGGCGCGTATCTTCGACGCCCCCCAATCATGTCCTTCAAGGCCGTGGCTCGTCAGGTGGGAGGTGAGCTAGGGGAAGTTCTTGAGGTGGATGCTGACAAAGAGGGGAGGATCTGGGGGAGTCGATAAGGGTCAGGATTAAACATGATGTTGATGTACCGCTGGTTAGCAAGTTAGAATTCCATGAGAGGGGAGAGAATGTGATGTACCCGCCTCAATGTAAAATATGAGAGGCTACCTCGGTTTTGTAGTTTCTGTGGACACCTTGTGCATGGACAACGCGAATGTAAGCTGCCGGCAAACCTCCAAAAGATGAGGTTTTCAACAGCGCTGCGTGCCTCCCCGTTCAAGAGAAGCTCTATGAGAGGAGGGTTCGTAGTTCCAGAGGCAGCTAGCGCAAGGCGGTTCCTGCATTTTGAGTCTGAGAACATGGGGGTGGCTCTGTCAGCGCCACCGAGGCTAGCAGCAGAAAGGCTCAGAGGAATTCCCGATGATGTGCTTGCTGGCCCGTTGGTACAAGAGGCAATTGCGGCTGTCAATGCGATCAAGCTGGGGACAGGAAAAGAAGAGGGAGAAGGCGATGCAAACTTGGGCAAGTCGCCAATGCAGACTGAACCAGGAGAGAACCGAAATGATGTCACAACACATACAAATGAGGAGGAAGAGACCAAGCAGAATCCGGGCCAGTCTTCAGAACTTACGCCCCAGGCCAAGACCGCAAATGATGCTGACCCTCAGTACCCGCCGGGTTTTGAACCAGTGCTCCAGAATGCTGCTGTTGCTGCCATCATGGCTGGCGCGCCTTCACCATTGGGTGCGCCAGATGTAGCAGTGGGTCATGCCCTGCTGAAGGCCCCCCGACCCTGCAGGTGTCCAAACTTAGAGAAACAACTCTGAATGGGAAGAAGCAGAAAGGGTACAAGAAGCACACAAAACCTGAACCTTCAACCAATGCCCTGGGCACAAGGGATGACCGTGTGCAGAAAGGGGATGATGGGCTGGTGTATGCCAAGAGAGGAGACGTCCTGGACCAGAAGCCTGATTCGGTGCTGGGAAAAAGGGAGTCTTGAGGACAGGCTCATGCTGTTCATGCAGGTACTGAAGAGGATGGTGCAGAATCGGACCAATACAAGAAAAGAAGGGGAAATGGAACATCAGAGGGGCAGGGCAACAATGGTGCGGATGGTGGTTAGGAAGCAACCGAGCCCGGGGCTCTCGGTGAACtggtggcactacaaaaaaagacacatccgtgacattttgggccgaacgaaattttttctgtcatacatatgacacttctatgacaataattgtgacaaaaccccgtatcatcatagatgtggtgggctcctacttctatgacaaaaaatcatgatagaaaatgggcttttcttcctgggcgggccggagacacagctatatgacattctttgggccgtccatgacagaaaaaatcgtggtagaagcgagggggaggaaaatttcggggagttcccagttacggtgggaggtcgggggccgagcgatgcgcgcttctctcgtacacgtacgcgcgtgtgtgcgaggcgttggctctaactgaacccgagcgaggcgttgggctctaactgaacctgagcgattgcactgcaggctacgcgttactgaacccgagcgatcgatcgatggctgttaactgaacccgatcgagcgattccttcgctactgctgctaactgaagccgatcgatactgcctctggatgaacagttcctggtgggggtggatgaacaggaccccgtggtgttgcctctagatgaacaggaccccgatcgatcgagccggttggggctggatgaacaggaccccgtggagggctggatgaacaggaccccgtggagagctggatgaacaggaccaccccgtgcagggcaggatgaacagtagacggtggagggcaggatgaatagtagcccgtggaggggtggttgaacaggagcccgtgaagagggatggttgaacagtagccggtggagtagcgcgcggtggaggctggatgaacaggagcccgtggatgaacagtcgcgggtggaggctggaggaggtcgacggtggatgaacagtagctcgtggaggctggagggggtcgacggtggagatgaacagtatcccctggagtcccgttttgcggtacgccacacccctcccgatgaacacgacccccgattcgaccgtaggaggtccgtttcctctgttttgtggtacaccagacccctcccgatcaacaggatcccgtttcgaacgtggccggtcgaacacaaggccgtttcctccgttctgcggtacgacaggcctcgtttccatcgcctgttccgtccaagccctcccgatgaacacgacgcattccattgcctccccatgaacacgagcattccgttgcctccacatgaacacgacgacgacgctgtttctccgttccgacccaaccatgtacacgagccctggccgtacgtatgcgcgagtaggcgttcgagaccccgcccgtatgtacacatacgtggccgtattttctttcttgcaccctggccgctgtaggtacgtgtacatgctacgtgcgcgcctctactacgacacgtgcgtgcctctacatcgactagtatatatgcacgtacacgttcgcgaccagaatgacaacgctacgtacgcttcgaccaggtgggccccgactgtcaggcacttccttacgtgcgaagatgtagctggtgggtcctggcagtcaggggcaaacattttttcgcgaaataaggtggcccgtccgatgggtccccgctatcagatggaggaataattattttgcgcgtaataagaaggcacttccttgctgcggccgtggacccagctatcagcgtctccatgcacagtactcttccgatggaagtcggtcgttgaccacattgaccacgccacgccgagagcaccacggcgaggcctaggaaggggacgacgcggatccggggaagacgcggcagcggaagcccccgcggagaggagtacgagggttcactggttcagctgcggtgtgaggctgccgtcgccgcagggcctggccagtggtgggaatagtagggggcggtgatgcctccgcggcagcaccgccgaccacgggaggcaggagcatgcagcacgaccgacgctgctttgggcagctagagcaagaagaccagaggttgaagaagcactacggccgttggatggacatcgtacggtcactggagctagaatccttcatattgactaagttgacaaagcccttcgtccccgtcaacttagtaggcccacaagtcagcctcccaccaaggtgggtcccagctagccgagggagtattcatttttttgtgcgtattaaggaggcatttccggtgggtccgagctgacagcggggggaacgtttttttcgcgaaatacggttgcccgtccggtgggtcccaacagtcagggggaaacgattttttcgcaaaatactggtggcccgtctggtgggtccccgctgtcaggtggaggaataattattttgcgcgtaataaggaggcacttccttgctgcagccgtggacccagctgtcagcgtctccacgcacagtacttgtcggtgttaaaaccggcggatctcgggtagggggtcccgaactgtgcgtctaggccggatggtaacaggatgcaagggacatgaagttttaccaggttcgggccctcttgatggaggtaaaaccctacgtcctgcttgattaatattgatgatatgggtagtacaagagtagatctaccacgagatcagagaggctaaaccctagaagctagcctatggtatgattgtggtgtatgaatgtgttgtcctacggactaaaaccctccggtttatatagacaccggatagggttagggttacatagagtcggttacaatggtaggagatctacatatccgtatcaccaagcttgccttccacgccaaggaaagtccctcccggacatgggacgaagtcttcaatcttgtatcttcatagtccaggagtccgcctgaaggtatagtccggctatccgaacaccccctaatccaggactccctcagtagccccagaaccaggcttcaatgacgatgagtccggcgcgcagattgtcttcggcgttgcaaggcgggttcccctccaaattccatgtacctgttgaataaagtccggtttcttgtaaatgttgcgctccctggcttctatgcccaataatggccatctcccacgtgtcagatgaatatgaaaagtctgagtgtttttacatccacacccttagccgcgtaaatgagccgcccatttaaggggacaaggatttagatccaaaccacatcttctccccttcgcgagtgttcattagagcgcatccgacaaaggtccattccaccatggccagccgtcgcaactcctcccctcgccccttcagccctcagcctggatattgggagagatgctccatccctcacagcgagctagtgacgctctaggccaagggatttctccccccggcctatatggtcccggttcgagccggtcttgccgtctataaTGGAGGAGAGCAAGTGGAgagtgcccccaatccctccaaaggagagcgggtatgccttatcccttatctaataagagggctcggatttccaatccatccgtttcttcGGGCGctactggagtactatggcctccagctacacaatcttacgcccgcctccgtattgcatatcgcgggcttcgtagccctctgcgagctatttttgggtgttggggctcatttcgggctgtggaaagagctattctgccttgtgccccgttctcggaaggggtcaatgtatcaagtgggcggagccgaagtatggcgcatctccaggaccggatatctgtccagaaccccaaagaaggcgtccaaggactggccttcggaatggttttacatagaggacgtcccgctgccagatcctgtccggatcagcctccctgagttcgacagtgccccactaaagaagcgcctaagttggcgtccacggagccctcagagggaaagtgacaaggacgttatttacctgatgggccggataagattgttagctcattccggactgaccatgatcggggttatggccgcatgcatcatgcgaggggtgcagccgctacagtatagaggccaccccatgtgggacttcaacggggaggacgacaccacccgctacggccgtaaggggccagattcggctgcggctctaacaaagaccttgtccgctttgtacaagggggaagaggaggattttttccgcgtcgacccaaagggtggattttctatgtacaatcctccaagctgggtaagtggtcgcatcttgcccatccgttttacatccccattgttaaatattcagtctagcgacttcaacgcaggatctgtgccaggctgttaaagaaataaacagccctcctccacaacccgaggacccaggacggtccctcgacccggactctcaagaggatccgtacttatcggtggagctgattgatggagtgttccatcaattgagcaaggacaacgccttggtggccattacagccgattacccagggctaatcccggcctctcaggtaactgagatcggagtcccagtaccccgaataggggtccgccctctcgtgttttcagtttcctgattacactttgcaggggaggtttctgagacgggaggccgaacctgcggcgacaggccaacaaggggccgcagggccccgtgggcagaaaagaggtgcagttcgGACCGagacgtcagcgcaaaggtatggcgcgcccccttatcccaggtgttacacCTTCAAGGcacattaacactcgtgctctcttcaggacaaagagaccttgccggactaaattcggagaggctgccaatcgcacctccaccagccaggctccaaagcctggtccggaggcggaggcgaacacaaggcgcgcaccgggcactcctccaacggaggatgtggacaggttgtctgccaccaactctgaggtggagagtgccatgaaccacaggcgtcgccggacaattcttcgcgacacttgtttctcccaagaggtgttagatgccttcaagtcgggagatgcgtacctccgtgccgctcaaaatggtctagccagagacacagagcaatatgtaaaagacatacgggtaagaaaattttggtaattatatatagataccagtagcccccgagacttgaaacagttagaataactgatttaaggatcatttgttatgcaggttcttacagaaaagaattccctactgtcccaggagctggaagagtgcaaagctcaacttgaggccgcactagccacgcaGGGgaacccaaggagaccccctctggtaatatacacttcgaaagataagcattttgcgaagcacgacatgggtgcaaatctgacaaatgaaattgcagatggcaccgGATTGAATccagaaaggcaacacctcctacgccagctgaaggctggtgagaaggtgctgacaaaggtgaggcgggagaagaacaatctccaagatgccaacaccaagctgggcgttgaactgaaagatgtttgtgcccagctgtcggactccgttaaggagaatcagcggcttcggcgcgacatgtttagtaagtgcttgaacgaaccgttGAAAAAaaggttcggcggggaagtcgtctAACAGAGTAATGTATGTagttgtgctaacaggtcgtcctgcagaggagatgcccggttctacgggtgaccttcttcccgagctctcgcaactgctcgagcgagttcgaCGGGCGATGCAAGGCCtcacccaggccttgtggccatccatctctatgcccgaaggtcttggagagcttgcggagaagctaaaggaagcacggcggcgcttccgcttgtggaagatatcggcctgccgtcaaggtgctagggaggcctgggccatggtaaagacgcggtacacaaaggttgaccccaaccacatggctgaggtcggtcctgtggggcccgatgggaaggagatccctgtaagcttggtatacggccaagtagaattggccgcaaagtattcccagcaggactgtaaattagacagcatgctagatggtattgaagaggaatacaattagtcagaatgactatgtaatttaattgacatttgtaatgccttctagccggattgtagatcatttgtcatggccgaccttttcgcttcagcctcgggacctgacggtccggagtgtatccgaattcccatgcggttatataagaaccggggaatgcatggagactaggcgtaggggtcattagtgcgtgaacagacaagtgcccgactagttatgttatattacatggttagtaagaaacatcttccagggagaatagttccgttaggggttcctttccctgggaggcatgccctaaagtgcatgcccattccatgaaaaagacgcgggaaaaagcatctgggggcgcataaataaataagtgaaaagatcatcttttaggtcaccgaccgaatattcccttaagaatgctagctttcggcttcacccagtctgaggtacacatccggctgatccggcagtaacaatcgtagaggtgctccctttaccgcctagccgaataatcgagaatgtaggggtaagcataggagccaggcaacccagcttggccaaaacttaagtcatattgatgcatataatggtgaaaaaagggtacatgcggaagtgtaacacatgtgttgggcattaagcccgtataaataagcttctgttaaaagaagcccccaggttcaaTGAGTGCGAATAacacgtcatttgatgagcctttaaaggctataacagaaaggaaggggaataggagagaaatgtaagacaaaaagtatataaaaaatggacagagaaaggagatgaacacagagtccggcgctaggcatagaatcttcggagacgggctgcgttccatgggttcggctcgagtcggttgtccgctgcatctcgcaggcggtacgctccgctagtcaggacttggtcaattatgaagggaccttcccacttgggcttgagtttttcctttttcttgttcggcaggcgtagaactaattcaccaacgttgtaatttttggcccgtacttctctgctttggtatcttcgagcctgctgttgatagaatgcggaacgggcttttgccatgtcacgctcctcctccaatgcgtccaaactgtcctgccgatcaagctcggcttctctttcttcgtacatgcgcactcgaggcgagtcttgaattatgtcgcaaggcaaaactgcctctgcgccgtacaccataaagaatggtgtgtatacggtggtgcaattcggcgtggtccgcagcccccagagtacggagtcgagctcctctacccagtgtgtgttagattccttgagggaccgcactaatctgggtttgatgccgctcatgataagaccatttgcacgttcgacctggccgttagtttgtgggtgatagacggaagcataattgagcttgatgcccatgtttttgcaccagagttttacctcgtcggccgtaaagttcgtgccgttatcagtgatgatgttgtgggggatgccgtaacggtgtacaaccccggatataaagtctatcaccggtccagattcgaccgtcttaacaggcttggcttctatccatttggtgaacttgtccaccatgaccagtaggtatttttgcttgtgggttccgcctttgagggtccaaccatgtcaagcccccagaccgcgaagggccaagtaatggggatagtttggagggcggtgggtggcatatggctttggtttgcaaagagctagcaaccgccgcatcgttggactaagtcttgggcgtctgcccgggccgtcggccaataaaagcccgtacggaaggccttgcttacaagggaccgagctgcagcgtgatgaccgccgagtccggcatgaatttcagccaggaggttccacccttcctcttcggagatgcacctttgaaggactccggtagtgcttttcttataaagctctccctcgtggactttgtaggctttggatcgccgcactatgcagcgtgcctcattttggtcctcggggagttcctgcctagtaaggtaggcgaggaatggttgtgtccatggggcgatgacgaccattattacgcgggctgaaggtgttatttcattggcagagcctccgattgtgtcagaatgttatgt
It encodes:
- the LOC119300159 gene encoding protein app1-like, which encodes MASTTRFLAMIMACTLLTSTTCHAARHLADTTPVAAPPAAAAVPGLPAMPTVPTMPTLPPMPAVPTVPALTVPPMLTVPTVPQVTLPPMPAIPAVPKVTMPPMSAIVVPKVTMAPMLAVVVPKVMMPPMSAIPSMPKMTLLSMPSIPTVNVPMPFLVPPPST